The following are encoded in a window of Mycobacterium vicinigordonae genomic DNA:
- a CDS encoding glutamine synthetase family protein: MTGQPSVPPLAEADLARLVAAGDIDTVIVAFTDMQGRLVGKRVAGRFFVDEVAGHGAECCSYLLAVDVDMNTVAGYAMSSWETGYGDMVMTPDLATLRLIPWLPGTALVIADLAWADGSPVTASPRAVLRRQLDRLAERGLVADVATELEFIVFEQSYRQAFADGYRDLTPASDYNIDYAILGSTRMEPLLRDIRLAMSGAGMRLEALKGECNRGQQELGFRYDEALITCDNHAIYKNGAKEIADRHGKSLTFMAKYDEHEGNSCHIHLSLRTAQGPVFADADAPHGMSVTFRQFVAGLLASLRDLTLFYAPNINSYKRFTDGSFAPTALAWGMDNRTCALRVVGHGPSIRVECRVPGGDVNQYLAVAALIAGGLYGIEQGLELGAPYPGNAYQATDVERLPATLADAAATLGASGLARSAFGDDVVAHYLNNARVELAAFNAAVTDWERMRGFERL; this comes from the coding sequence ATGACTGGGCAGCCGAGCGTTCCGCCCCTCGCCGAGGCCGACCTGGCGCGGCTGGTCGCCGCTGGTGACATCGACACCGTCATCGTGGCGTTCACCGACATGCAGGGCCGGTTGGTGGGCAAGCGGGTGGCGGGTCGCTTCTTCGTCGATGAGGTGGCCGGCCACGGCGCCGAATGCTGCAGTTACCTCTTGGCTGTCGACGTCGACATGAACACCGTGGCCGGCTACGCCATGTCGAGCTGGGAGACCGGCTATGGAGACATGGTGATGACACCGGACCTCGCCACGCTGCGGCTGATTCCGTGGTTGCCGGGCACGGCGCTGGTGATCGCCGACCTGGCCTGGGCCGACGGCAGCCCGGTCACCGCCTCGCCGCGGGCGGTGCTGCGCCGCCAACTCGACCGGCTGGCCGAGCGGGGTCTGGTCGCCGACGTCGCTACCGAACTCGAGTTCATCGTGTTCGAGCAGTCCTACCGCCAGGCCTTCGCCGACGGCTACCGCGATCTGACGCCGGCCAGCGATTACAACATCGACTACGCGATCCTGGGCTCGACACGGATGGAGCCGCTGCTGCGCGACATCAGGCTGGCAATGTCCGGCGCGGGTATGCGGCTGGAAGCCCTAAAGGGTGAATGCAACAGGGGCCAGCAGGAACTCGGCTTCCGCTACGACGAGGCGCTGATCACTTGTGACAACCACGCGATCTATAAGAACGGCGCCAAGGAAATCGCCGACCGACACGGCAAGTCCCTGACGTTCATGGCGAAATACGATGAACACGAGGGCAATAGCTGTCACATCCACCTTTCTCTGCGCACCGCGCAGGGGCCGGTGTTCGCCGACGCCGACGCGCCACACGGCATGTCGGTGACGTTTCGCCAGTTCGTCGCCGGCCTGCTGGCGTCCCTGCGCGACCTGACGTTGTTCTATGCGCCGAACATCAACTCCTACAAGCGATTTACCGACGGTAGCTTCGCGCCCACGGCGCTGGCTTGGGGGATGGACAACCGCACCTGTGCGTTGCGGGTGGTTGGGCACGGGCCCAGCATCCGGGTCGAATGCCGGGTCCCCGGCGGCGACGTCAACCAATACCTCGCCGTCGCCGCGCTGATTGCGGGTGGCCTGTACGGTATCGAGCAGGGCCTCGAACTCGGTGCGCCCTACCCGGGGAATGCTTATCAGGCAACCGATGTCGAGCGCCTGCCCGCTACGCTGGCCGACGCCGCCGCGACTCTCGGGGCGTCGGGGCTGGCCCGGTCGGCGTTCGGCGACGACGTGGTCGCCCACTACCTGAACAACGCGCGCGTGGAATTGGCGGCGTTCAACGCGGCGGTCACCGATTGGGAAAGGATGCGTGGTTTTGAACGGCTCTGA
- a CDS encoding gamma-glutamyl-gamma-aminobutyrate hydrolase family protein yields the protein MVLNGSESDGVDPPSPAATPPRSPRSRPVVGLTTYLEQIQSGTWDIPAAYLPSDYFEGVVLAGGIPMLLPPQPVAVDTVDGLLDSLDALVITGGYDLDPATYSQPAHPTTDPPRADRDAWEFALLRAALDRRLPVLGICRGAQVLNVAFGGSLHQHLPEVIGHSGHRAGGGVFSRLPVRTVAGTRIAALLGASSDVPCYHHQAIDKVGDGLVVGAWDVDGVVEAVELPGEAFAVAVQWHPEKSLDDLRLFVALIDAARCYAAR from the coding sequence GTGGTTTTGAACGGCTCTGAGTCCGATGGCGTCGACCCGCCGAGCCCAGCTGCGACGCCCCCGCGATCGCCACGAAGCCGCCCGGTTGTGGGATTGACAACGTATTTGGAGCAGATACAGAGCGGTACCTGGGACATTCCCGCCGCCTACTTGCCGTCGGACTACTTCGAGGGCGTGGTGCTGGCCGGCGGCATCCCAATGCTGCTGCCGCCGCAACCGGTGGCTGTGGACACCGTCGATGGCCTGCTCGACAGCCTGGACGCGTTGGTGATCACCGGCGGCTACGACCTGGACCCGGCCACCTATAGCCAGCCGGCGCACCCGACCACCGACCCACCGCGCGCCGATCGCGACGCCTGGGAGTTCGCACTGCTGCGCGCCGCCCTGGACCGGCGGCTGCCGGTCCTGGGTATCTGCCGGGGCGCGCAAGTACTCAACGTCGCGTTCGGCGGCAGCCTGCACCAGCACCTGCCCGAGGTCATCGGGCATTCCGGGCACCGGGCGGGCGGTGGTGTCTTCAGCCGATTGCCAGTGCGCACCGTCGCCGGCACCCGGATCGCGGCGCTCCTCGGCGCGAGTTCCGACGTACCGTGCTACCACCACCAGGCCATCGACAAGGTCGGTGACGGGCTCGTTGTCGGCGCCTGGGACGTCGACGGCGTAGTCGAGGCCGTGGAGCTGCCCGGCGAGGCGTTCGCCGTTGCGGTGCAATGGCATCCGGAGAAATCGCTGGACGACTTGCGGTTGTTCGTCGCATTGATCGACGCCGCGAGATGCTACGCGGCCCGATGA
- a CDS encoding aldehyde dehydrogenase family protein: MSVFELINPATEEVLRSVEHADVAAVDDAVARARAAQRRWAALAPAERAAGLRAFAATVDAHIDELAALEVANSGHPIASAEWEAGNVRDVLQFYAGSPERLSGKQIPVAGGIDLTFNEPMGVVGVITPWNFPMVIATWGIAPALAAGNAVLIKPADWTPLTTLRLGELAVEAGLDPDLLQVLPGRGAVVGERFVTNPGVRKVVFTGSTEVGKKVMAGAAAAVKRVTLELGGKSANIVFADCDLERAAATAPAGVFDNAGQDCCARSRILVQRSVYDRFMKLLEPAVKAVAVGDPGSRDTQMGPLVSRVHWEKVAAYVTDDAPVAFRGSAPNGPGFWFPPTVLTPERGDRSVTDEIFGPVVTVLAFDDEHDAIALANDTEYGLSGSIWTDDLSRALRVSRAVESGNLSVNSHSSVRFNTPFGGFKQSGLGRELGPDAPLQFTETKNVFIAIKEEQ; the protein is encoded by the coding sequence ATGAGCGTCTTCGAACTGATCAACCCGGCCACCGAGGAGGTGCTCCGCAGCGTCGAGCACGCCGATGTCGCCGCCGTCGACGACGCGGTGGCCCGGGCGCGGGCGGCGCAGCGGCGCTGGGCGGCCTTGGCGCCGGCCGAACGGGCGGCCGGGCTGCGGGCCTTCGCCGCCACCGTGGATGCCCACATTGACGAACTCGCAGCGCTGGAGGTGGCCAACTCCGGACACCCCATCGCCTCGGCCGAATGGGAGGCCGGCAACGTCCGCGACGTGCTGCAGTTCTACGCCGGCAGCCCGGAGCGCCTGTCCGGCAAGCAGATTCCCGTCGCGGGCGGCATCGACCTCACGTTCAACGAGCCGATGGGTGTGGTGGGGGTGATCACGCCGTGGAACTTCCCAATGGTGATCGCGACCTGGGGCATCGCGCCGGCGCTCGCCGCCGGCAACGCGGTGCTGATCAAACCCGCCGATTGGACACCGTTGACCACATTGCGCCTGGGCGAGCTGGCCGTGGAGGCTGGCCTCGATCCGGACCTGCTGCAGGTTTTGCCCGGCCGGGGTGCCGTAGTGGGGGAGCGCTTCGTAACTAACCCCGGGGTGCGCAAGGTGGTGTTCACCGGATCCACCGAAGTTGGCAAGAAGGTGATGGCCGGCGCCGCCGCCGCGGTCAAGCGGGTGACGCTGGAACTGGGCGGCAAGAGCGCCAACATCGTCTTTGCCGACTGCGATCTGGAGCGCGCCGCAGCGACGGCGCCGGCCGGGGTGTTCGACAATGCCGGCCAGGATTGCTGTGCCCGCAGTCGAATCCTGGTGCAGCGCAGCGTCTATGACCGATTCATGAAGCTCCTCGAACCTGCCGTCAAGGCGGTGGCGGTGGGGGATCCCGGGTCACGTGACACACAGATGGGGCCGCTGGTCTCTCGTGTGCACTGGGAAAAGGTTGCCGCCTACGTGACCGACGATGCTCCGGTCGCCTTTCGGGGTTCCGCCCCTAACGGCCCCGGATTCTGGTTCCCGCCAACGGTACTGACGCCCGAGCGAGGCGATCGCAGCGTCACCGACGAGATTTTCGGGCCGGTGGTCACCGTGCTGGCATTCGACGACGAGCACGATGCGATCGCACTGGCCAACGACACCGAATACGGCCTGTCAGGATCGATCTGGACCGACGACCTGTCTCGCGCGCTGCGCGTGTCACGAGCCGTGGAATCGGGCAACCTGTCGGTGAATTCGCATTCGTCGGTGCGGTTCAACACCCCGTTCGGCGGGTTCAAGCAGTCGGGGCTAGGACGCGAACTCGGCCCGGACGCGCCGCTGCAGTTCACCGAGACCAAGAACGTCTTCATCGCGATCAAGGAGGAGCAGTGA
- a CDS encoding 3-oxoacyl-ACP reductase, translated as MIDLTQRLAGRVAVITGGASGIGLAAARRLHAEGAMVVIGDIDADAGGAVAEQLSGLFVPVDVSDEVSVNKLFDSAAHACGSVDIAFNNAGISPPEDDLIENTELAAWQHVQDVNLKSVYLCCRAALRHMVPTGKGSIINTASFVAVLGSATSQISYTASKGGVLAMSRELGVQFARQGIRVNALCPGPVNTPLLQELFAKDPERAARRMIHVPLGRFAEPDEIAAAVAFLASDDASFVTASTFLVDGGISSAYVTPL; from the coding sequence GTGATCGACCTGACCCAGCGACTGGCCGGGCGGGTCGCCGTCATCACCGGCGGCGCCAGCGGTATCGGCCTGGCCGCTGCACGTCGGCTGCACGCCGAGGGCGCGATGGTGGTGATCGGCGACATCGACGCCGACGCGGGCGGCGCCGTAGCCGAGCAGCTCTCCGGTTTGTTTGTGCCCGTTGACGTTTCCGACGAGGTTTCAGTGAACAAGTTGTTCGACTCCGCGGCCCACGCCTGCGGCTCGGTGGACATCGCCTTCAACAACGCCGGCATCTCACCACCTGAGGACGACCTGATCGAGAACACCGAATTGGCGGCCTGGCAACACGTTCAGGACGTCAACTTGAAATCGGTGTACTTGTGTTGCCGGGCGGCGCTGCGGCACATGGTGCCTACTGGCAAAGGCTCGATCATCAACACGGCATCCTTCGTCGCGGTGCTGGGTTCGGCGACCTCGCAGATTTCCTATACCGCCTCCAAGGGCGGGGTGCTGGCCATGTCCCGCGAACTCGGCGTACAGTTCGCCCGCCAGGGCATCCGGGTGAACGCGCTGTGCCCCGGACCGGTGAACACGCCGCTGCTGCAGGAGCTGTTCGCCAAAGACCCCGAGCGGGCCGCCCGCCGGATGATCCACGTGCCGCTGGGCCGGTTCGCTGAGCCTGACGAAATCGCGGCCGCCGTAGCCTTTCTGGCCAGTGACGACGCTTCCTTTGTCACCGCGTCGACGTTCCTGGTCGACGGCGGCATCAGCTCGGCTTACGTCACCCCGCTGTAG
- a CDS encoding class I SAM-dependent methyltransferase, producing MARTDDDSWEITESVGATALGVAAARAADTESDDPLINDPYARIFLDTVGDGVWNWYGAPELPAEVVAAEPDMPARMRALVNYFATRTKFFDTSFIEAAGAGIRQAVILAAGLDARSWRLPWPDGTTVYELDQDKVLDFKAATLREHGANPRANRVAVAADLRQDWPMALQQNGFDPSLPSVWSVEGLLMYLPAPSQDLLFERIHSLAAPGSHLAVEDLGPEFADPEGRAQRRERMDRIRDLMARTDSKLVVPTTDELWYFEEREDVGSWLRRHGWDVTSTPSEELLARYGRALAPDLQGASPTHWFISAQRSTAG from the coding sequence GTGGCGAGAACCGATGACGACAGCTGGGAAATCACCGAAAGCGTCGGCGCGACGGCACTCGGTGTGGCTGCGGCCCGAGCCGCGGATACCGAGAGCGACGACCCACTGATCAACGATCCATATGCGCGGATTTTCCTCGACACCGTGGGCGACGGGGTATGGAACTGGTACGGAGCTCCAGAGCTGCCCGCCGAGGTAGTCGCGGCCGAACCCGATATGCCGGCGCGAATGCGCGCGCTGGTCAATTATTTTGCTACGCGGACAAAGTTTTTCGACACAAGTTTCATCGAAGCGGCGGGTGCGGGTATCCGTCAGGCGGTCATACTGGCCGCCGGTCTGGACGCCCGGTCGTGGCGGTTGCCGTGGCCTGACGGCACCACGGTCTACGAGCTGGATCAAGACAAAGTGCTGGACTTCAAAGCCGCGACGCTGCGCGAGCACGGCGCGAACCCACGCGCGAACCGGGTAGCCGTTGCGGCCGACCTGCGCCAGGACTGGCCGATGGCGTTGCAGCAGAACGGATTTGACCCATCGCTACCGAGCGTGTGGTCGGTGGAGGGGTTGCTGATGTATCTGCCGGCCCCCTCGCAGGACCTATTGTTCGAGCGCATCCACTCCCTTGCCGCGCCGGGTAGCCACCTGGCGGTGGAGGATTTGGGACCTGAGTTCGCCGACCCCGAGGGCCGCGCCCAGCGCCGAGAGCGGATGGACCGGATCCGCGACTTGATGGCCCGCACGGACTCCAAGCTGGTGGTGCCCACGACCGACGAGCTGTGGTACTTCGAGGAACGCGAAGATGTCGGTAGCTGGTTGCGCCGCCACGGCTGGGACGTGACGTCGACTCCGTCGGAGGAGCTCTTGGCCCGCTATGGCCGTGCGCTGGCGCCGGATCTGCAGGGTGCGTCCCCGACACACTGGTTCATCTCCGCCCAGCGTTCTACAGCGGGGTGA
- a CDS encoding TVP38/TMEM64 family protein: protein MDEQSEPVSRRPHIVRLAVFGVFLGVLFYLLAVRHLVEIQDVRRVVAATGPAAPLAYIIVSAVLGAIFVPGPILAASSGLLFGPLLGVFVTLGATVGTAMVASLLGRRGGRDSARALLGTARAERIDVLIERGGLWAVVGQRFVPGLSDALASYAFGAFGVPLWQMAVGAFIGSVPRAFVYTALGASIGDKSPMLAYAAVGVWCVTAVAGVFVARRGVKHWRAHQDQAGERGTGERSD from the coding sequence ATGGACGAGCAGTCCGAGCCGGTATCGCGGCGACCACACATCGTGCGTCTGGCCGTCTTCGGCGTCTTCCTGGGCGTGTTGTTCTATCTGCTCGCCGTGCGGCACCTGGTCGAGATCCAGGACGTGCGGCGCGTGGTTGCGGCGACGGGTCCGGCGGCGCCGCTGGCCTACATCATCGTATCGGCGGTGCTGGGCGCGATCTTTGTGCCAGGTCCCATCCTGGCCGCCAGCAGCGGGTTGCTATTCGGGCCCCTGCTCGGGGTGTTCGTGACGCTGGGTGCGACCGTGGGCACCGCGATGGTGGCGAGTCTGCTCGGCCGGCGTGGCGGCCGGGACAGCGCACGGGCTCTGCTGGGAACCGCCCGTGCCGAGCGGATCGACGTGCTGATCGAACGCGGCGGACTGTGGGCGGTGGTCGGCCAGCGCTTCGTTCCCGGCCTGTCCGACGCGTTGGCGTCCTACGCGTTCGGCGCGTTCGGCGTTCCGTTGTGGCAGATGGCCGTCGGCGCCTTCATCGGGTCGGTGCCGCGGGCTTTCGTCTACACCGCGCTGGGCGCCTCGATCGGAGACAAGTCGCCGATGTTGGCGTATGCGGCGGTCGGTGTGTGGTGTGTGACCGCTGTAGCTGGCGTTTTCGTGGCACGGCGCGGCGTCAAGCATTGGCGTGCGCACCAGGACCAGGCCGGGGAGCGCGGGACCGGCGAACGCTCGGATTGA
- a CDS encoding class I SAM-dependent methyltransferase, whose translation MSTGTGREHQGDYGIDGSFHTVSARAQALGLAGQAAVLALWSASALARGKRLTAALTGSAAVTITASVAFYVHATKAGKFTVWNRILDDLALHGDETVLDMGCGRGAVLLATAKRLPGGRAIGVDIWQADQTDNSAAATLANAQLENVADRIELRTADMTALPLEDNSVDVIVSNLAIHNIPGHDGRRRALAEAMRVLRPGGRLVIADLWETRRHATHLRDLGWRDVRRRNAGWRMWYGGPWAPTHIVTATKPQ comes from the coding sequence ATGAGCACAGGTACAGGACGAGAACACCAGGGCGATTACGGAATCGACGGCTCGTTCCATACCGTCTCCGCCCGCGCCCAGGCGCTGGGGCTCGCCGGACAGGCTGCCGTCCTGGCCTTATGGTCTGCGAGCGCTCTCGCCCGGGGCAAGAGGCTCACCGCCGCGCTGACCGGCTCGGCCGCGGTCACGATCACGGCGAGCGTCGCGTTCTACGTCCATGCCACCAAAGCCGGCAAATTCACGGTCTGGAACCGCATCCTCGACGACCTTGCACTCCACGGCGACGAGACCGTACTGGACATGGGATGCGGCCGCGGCGCAGTACTGCTGGCCACGGCTAAACGCCTGCCAGGCGGGCGCGCCATCGGCGTGGACATCTGGCAGGCCGACCAGACCGACAACTCGGCCGCTGCCACCCTGGCCAACGCGCAACTGGAGAACGTCGCCGACCGCATCGAATTGCGCACGGCCGACATGACCGCGCTGCCGCTCGAGGACAACAGTGTCGATGTGATCGTCAGCAACCTTGCCATCCACAACATTCCCGGTCATGACGGACGCCGTCGGGCCCTGGCCGAGGCGATGCGAGTGCTTCGTCCCGGCGGGCGCCTAGTCATCGCCGACCTTTGGGAGACCCGGCGGCACGCCACTCACCTCCGCGACCTCGGCTGGCGCGACGTACGGCGCCGAAACGCGGGATGGCGAATGTGGTACGGCGGCCCCTGGGCGCCCACCCACATCGTCACCGCGACCAAACCGCAATGA